The genomic region CATAGACGCTTCTTCAGTTTCAGCAGCCTTACTTGCAATGTTAACTGCATTATGGCACAAATCTTTGTACCAATTTGTTATATCCAACTCAGGATCTTCTTTCACAATGCAACCATAGCTATCTAGTACACATCCAACTCTCGCTTGCTTAGTCCACCGCTTCAAAATATTTCGAGAAGGAAgtagttttatattttgaatatttagcACCTTTAATGCACGACTACATAAAAACCCagcaaactcaaattttttacaaCTGCAAACAACTATTTGGTCTGTAGAATTGAAGATAACCTTATGTTCTCGAGTACGCCCATACATGCAAACCTTGGACTCAAACAATGGTGAAATATCATAGCATGTATTAACAACCATGTCCAAAGACTTCTTATACTCTTCTTGaaagaagataaagattttgGGTGTGTAAACATCCCTTGAGTTCTTCAATAAAAGCACTTCCACTCTCAAAACTGGCAAACGTTGGCTCATGTTATAGGAGAAGATTATAGGAGAAGTACAAGAAGGGAAGAGGCCAGAATTTAATGTGTCTAATGATGGTGTTTTGAAGTTTGgaaatagactttgtgtgccaaATGATTTTGCATTAAAGAAGGAGATTATGGAAGAAGCCCATTGTACCCCATATTCAATGCACCCTGGTAACACTAAAATGTATCGTGACATTCGAGAAACTTACTAGTGGAATAACATGAAGAGAGAGATAGCTCAGTTTGTGGAGCAATGCTTGACTTGTCAACAAATTAAGGCACTACCCCAGAGACCTTCAGGACTGCTGCAACCACTTCACATTCCTGAATGGAAGTGGGAGCGTATATGTATGGATTTTGTGACTGGTTTGCCAAGATCTCCTAAGGGACATGAGGCCATTTGGGTAATTGTGGATAGGAggacaaaaacaacaaattttattctGATTAAGATGACTTACTCACTTGATCAGCTAGCACAGATATATATTGATGAGATTGTGAGTCTTCATGGAGTTCCAACATCAATTGTGTCTAATCGAGACCTAAGATTCACCTTAAAGTTTTGGGAAAGCCTACATAAAGCTTTGGGTAAGCCTACATAAAGCTTTGGGTACTAATCTTAGCTTTAGTACAGCCTTCCACTCGCAAACAGATGGACTATCAGAAAGGACTATTCGTACTTTGGAGGATATGTTAAGGGCTTGTGGATTGGATTTCAAAGGAAGTTGGGAAAAGTACTTGTCTTTAGTGGAGTTTTCCTATAATAATAGCTACAACTCTAGTATTGAGATGGCTCCCTATGAGGCTTTGTATGGTAGAAAATGCAGGTCCCCATTATGTTGGGAAGAGGTTGGTAAGAGAAAATTGTTGGGGCCAGAAATCATTCAGATGACATCTAAGAAGATTAATCTGATTCGTAAGAGATTGCAAACAGCACAAAGTCTACAGAAGAGTTATTATGACAACTCGAGGAGGGGAGTGGAATTTGAAGTTGTAGATATGGTATTTTTGAAATTCGCCCCAATGAAGAGTGTGACGAGATTTGGGAAGAAAGGGAAGTTGAGTCCCAAATTTGTTGGTCCATTTGAGATCCTAAAACAAATTGGTAAAGTTGCCTATGAGTTGGCCTTACCGCCTACACTTGCAGGAGTGCATAATGTGTTTGATGTTTCCATGTTGAGGAAGTACATCCCGGATCCTTCACATGTTTTAAACTATGAGCCACTCAAGATCAAAGACAACTTGACTTATGAGGAAGTTCCAATCCAAATTCTTGACCATAAGGATCAAGTGCAACGCACCAAGACCATATCATTAGTTAAGGTCTTTTGGAAGAATCACATAGTGGAAGAGGCATCTTGGGAGCGAGAAGATGAGATGAAATCAAATTATCCAGAGTTGTTTGTTAACGAAGGTATGTACAATTTCGAGGACGAAATTTTTTAAGGGGGGAAGGATGTAACACCCCATAATTTTgataccaatttaattattatacgtAAATTATAAAAGAGGCCTACAATTAAATGAATTAAATCGATTTGGGCCtaagatattaaatataatatgaAGCCCAAATGAGGTggcataaataaatatatgggCTTTGAAACCCTAGCATTTTTCCTCTTAAGTACACGTGTATTTACTGCTAGGGCTTCCTTTTGCTTTAGCCGACTATTGAACTCTGCTTTCTTCATTGTGGCGTTGAGTTGGAGTCTACAGGTATAATTTTCTCATGCTCTAGATTTAAGAAGTTGAATAGTCAATAGCTAGCAATTGTTATGAACCTAGACTAGCATTATATTAATAGAAAAGGTTGGCAGAAAAGGTTGGACTTCCTATGCCTTCTACTTTGAATATGCTAAGCAATCATGAGCGTGCATCCTACTGTAATTAGGAGAGCCAATTTAAAAAGGTTTatgttttggatttttcttgTGATAGTAAAATGATGAGTGTCCTTTGTAGCCGAATGAGCAATCTAGATGCACGAAGTATACTAAATAAAAGGGGCTCttataattgtattatattagcTAAGGAATAGTCAACATGTTAGAGGACTTTGAAATTGAACCAAAGAGAGTTATAGGCTTGGACTTGGTCACCATGTGAAAGGGAAAAGGGTTTGCATTCACACATAGCCTCCATTGTTGACCAAATAACCATCACCTTTTTACTATTATCTAATCTTGAATGGATTATTTATGTGAGcatcttgaatatgttttgaaaacctatggcaAGTCTTGATTAAAAAGCTCAGTATTGTGTTAGTCCTTAACTAGGGACTATCATACTGCAGCTAGTCCATAGCAAGGGACGGTCCCAAAAAAGGGGATAGTGCACATTTGGtagctccttagcaagggagtatactattgaagatccaaaaaggaagctccttagcaagggagtgcACATTTAGGTTCCAAAGGAACCATCCTTAAGAAAGGGGGATGAAAAGGAGGTTCTAGTCCCAGAAAAGGGAATAGCACAACCCTGTCAACGGGGCGTAACCGTTGACCACGAGTAAAGCCTAGGAAATTGTGTTTGTGATagtattgatatatatatacactatgaTAGCTcactatataaagattattatttcttttatatgaaatatttgatgataagATATTGATGAGGTATGAGTAATGAATTGtttgtaagaattatttttaaaggttGTTCCCACACCCCAATATTAGTAAAttccacttattgagttatctcaccccccccccccttctatTCCCCCTTACAGATACATTAGAGGGATTGTTGGAGTAGAGATTCTTGGAAGTCaacagttacaaattattttgtggactgaagattttatttttatttttttatggtaatAAACATTGTATTGGAGAATTATTTGaggatgttttaatttttggtggattagagctctgacatttgtgatgaaatttttagGTTGCTGGAttcttttattcaatatttttatggattttttagattaaatagaatttttttgcTTCTGATTTTGGGGCGTTACTATTGTGATACCCCAATttaattgattgtgtgatgtgtgtaggtgtgtgatgagtcctacatcgggtatttactgggtagatctaggctttattaacaactataaGGAGTCTcgattgtgactagtccttttgaggtatagtgcAGATGTgactagcgcttttccttgggtcgttacatatggtatcagagccggccCAGTAACCCCGTGTGGGCTCAGAtacactaccccacaaagtgggctctaacgaggacgttagggatttaagtgggggagattgtgatgtcccaatttgattgattgtgtgatctgtgtaggtgtgtgatgagtcccacatcgggtatttactgagtagatctaggctttattaacaactgcaaggagCCTCGATTGTGACTAGTCCCTTTAAGGTATAGTGCaaatgtggctagcgctttttcTTGGGTCGTTATAGAAAGTTTGGTTacatgtggggaaggtgttagacaccccaTAATGCCTATCCGAGGACAatcatttgttttgataaaaccttaatttttggagattggtagtaaaaaacatgattttggcattggcttttgGGACTTTGCATGTATGGgagctttgaggtttggcttttgaatgggtgtggtcctaatctatgctttcctaaggcattgGGGCAAAGTACCAAATTTCTACGGTAAAAATCCAGCGACATGTCACCTAACTTTCGCAACAGAAATTAGGCATTGCTTTGCCTTAGGTGACACAGACTGTGACAACCACACTAGAAGGGGGgagcaggtatatatatacatacatcatgtgCGATGCAAGCACACAGAACAaaaaagtaaatgcctacatccctagagcatggcccaaaatataagTGCAGGAAAGTAAACAGGGGTCATCATACTCTAAAGATGAAGACGAATGATACAcggcatgatatacctaataaaaaccatctaagagagaaaggaggGAGGAAAGAAGGGGGTTTTAAAAGATTACATAACTGAATGAGATAAGCTAGACCCCTAAACCTACTAGATGTAGTTGTTTGGCTCATATCTACATGCTTGCATCCGCACCCTTTTTGCCTGCACTTGGGAGACCATGCTCTAGCACCAAGTGTCCTTGCTCCATGTGTatacatgcaaaggcaaagacaagagcaaaggaagaaaaagatgaaaagagCATATAAAAGTGGCATAAAGCATATAAGGATGGTAGACATGGCAAGTAAGGGAACAAGAAaaagcaaacaagcaagaaGACAAGCAAGCAAGAAAGCAGACAAAAGATGGTGTCCGCAAGGGACAAATGTTGGTTTGGATCgaatgtccataacttcattgaGTTAAAGCATGAACGACACACTAGCAAGaaagactcatgcatggacatgtgagCAAGCATGTAAAGATGTATAGAAAACCAACAGgtggcacaaacaagcatggTAAGCATAGCATTGCATGGAAAGGAAAAGGGAAGGGTATACACGGAGCAACCTAGCATCTGGAGATGCCTTCCAAATggttacatccaaacaaggcctcatGGGTGTTGGGTGTAACCACACAAGGTCAAGCTCGCGGAGGGCACCAAACATGGCAAAGCCTAAAACAAGAGAGGTTAgcacaagcataaagcatagaagcaagcaagcatagacatgcaaataggATGATCCAAACTCTTTGATGTGGGCCTTGGTGTATGGAcgatgacaaagaccatagggtctagatCGAGTTCTAACCATTAGGACAAAAACATAAGAAAGAGAGACGAAAGCGACAAAAAGGCTACAGTAGCACATAGCATGACAAACATAACCTAGGTTTAggcacacaaacatggcatAGAGCGCACAAGCACATGGAAGATAGTACaaagcatgtagagaacatAGATCGACATGTAGGCATAGAAACATGCATGTAGACATATAGATCCTAGCACCTAAACATGGAAGAACATGAAtccaagcatataagcatatgaAGACAAGGATCTAACCATATAGACATGGCAAAGTACACATAAATAACATAGATCCGAACAAGGCATAGCCAAAAACATCATACAAACATGTGAGCATGTAACCCCAATATCAAATAGGACAAAAAGAAGAACAATGCATGggaaaacatggcataaagcataaaacatgtaGATCGAGGCAAATAACACATGAACAAACATGGAAGGACATGGATCTAAGCTAAGAACATGCTACAAAAAAGATAAAGCAAGGAACATGTCAAAGAAAgtaataaatcatgttattcaagcaaaaagaaaggatAAAAAGCTTGATGAAGCTTTATAGGAAAAGGGATATGGATTGTAGCCAAAAAGCTACATCCATACCCTTatacctcaaatccaaggtataGAACCAAGGAGAGGAAGATGGAGGGTATGAACACtaccttgtatttttggtgaagagagaagaatcaagaaactttgatatatttttttgtgtgtttttggtgGAGAAATGTGTTaggaagagaggaaaaatgCCCGAAAAATGCCCAAACAGCTCCCAAAAACCCCCATTTTCagttttggtccaatttgggGTGCCAGGGGCTATTTATAGCCCTTAGCACACTTTCCGAGGCACGACCCATCTTGTATGTGCACCAGTTGGGCCTGGGGGCCTTACAAGGACTGCCAGGCTAATGTCATCTTGACATTAGCAAATTCATCATGTTGCACTTTTTGGTTCCAACTTCAGATGGCATTTGGAGGTATTCTCGGACTCAGATTAAGGTGATCTTAGTGTCCTTGGAAAGCTCTGGATGTCTAGTTTTCATAAAACTAAAgagattaaaatcaaaatagtTGAATCAAAATTTATGGCCTCGGGAAGTGTGCCGATGTGCTTTTCACATTTTTTGCAATATCTCAACCGTTTTAACTCCGATttcgacccatgaatagtcattggaatgagaatttgattATCTTTACAGTGAATTCGTCTTAACCCGTTTTGACAACTAGATCaagattagggtttctagggtCCACCAAGAGTCCACTCTAGGTCAAACTTGCTAAAAATCTTTGAAAAGCTCGGGTTTAATATAAAAcgatgaaaaatattgttttgcgAGAATTTTGACCTTTGGTCAACCTTGGGTtgactaggggcattttggtcattttagctaGAAAAGTCACTTTGGGTGCTCTGGTGTCCGAACTAGTTGCATCACGTCATTCTAGATGTTCTTAAGACCCCATGGTGAGAAAATATTATCTTTGAATTTTTCGGGGTCTGGCATGCAAATCGAGGGCGAacaaaatacggtatcaacAAGCATTATTGAGGAACGGGAGCCCAAGtcataaggggtacaaaatgcaatGTCTAATTGGGGCCCACAACTTAAGTGGAATTACAACTTTGACGCCATTAGTCTGTTTGAGTGATGAgagctaaaactgaaaacatcgCCAAACACACATCTTAGGCTTGGGACCCACCAAAAATGAGTATTGGGTGATGGAAAATAAGTAACAAGTTATGGAAACTGGTGaaaccaaacagcccctaatTCATTCATGCAATACGtgatctataaaaaataaataagaaaatataatcgtCACCTCAATTCTCCAAATGCCCAAAGTGTAGTCTATCAAGTATCAATCAATAAACacacattcttttcttttctcaatagGTTGGCCTTTGGATCAACCCAATTGAGTTTTAGTATGTGGTGGCATGAGACCAAAAGGTGTAATAAAGCATTAGCTTCAATGGGTTTTGGCCCTcttgtcaactcttaacaagcctaagattaccattaattatatttatcaCCACTAtggaaatataattgcactctaaactttattaatataattataacccaagactttattaattGAATATCATTTAACCTCTCCATGTAATACCCATGGTAAAACAAAGTCTTAATTAACTGCCACTTCATAAATCACTATTTTACTCCTTGAGTCCCTAGTTTAATATTTTAGCTATTcttatagtttataaaatataatttttttatatataagctttagtaactctttactaaaatAGTCATACCTAACATTTTAAATAACTAATTcttattaaacttatctcaaggggattATTGTGTATTTTATCGAGATTGTGAATTCtatcttaagaatatatatttcCTCAACATTACCTGCAGTTGCCTAACATACGAAGATTTTGACCACCTACAATTCATGATTAGATTAACGGTCCTCTCAAGATTGAGAGTCATTCCACGCTTTTATCCTTTTCATGATGTCAAGAGCCACAATAGCTTCTTGAGTCTAGAAAAATATAAGCCGTGATATCTATTATTCAGATGACAGTTGTTAATTAGAATTATAAATCTCATAACAGTCCAATTTTATGTATCTTATATACTTAAGATATATCAACACATCAAGTAAAAGTCTcaacttccatgatcaagatatataattttaattgatatgttatagtctttgtagattaaaactctaatttcatcaccgactatgaactattattttgagtttacaaagaatgtGTAACTTTGAtcttcaacatgcaaattataTCCCCATGCCTAAATCACATACTAAGCATCTCATGGACTTAAAAGATAATtaccaaatattcatgttacagtaacctcaaaataaaataacttttattatttaataaataatgacatataataggattttaaGGCAACAATTCTAACAAATACAATATAATTATATCACGTACCTTTAAGGAAAATTTTGGAAGGCAATTAAAATAAAGTGGACCGTTATATAAGATTGATTCTATCATATTGATTAGGGAGTaagatgccccaatttgattggaTATTGATTAAGTGTGTGTTGtatgggtgtgtgatgagtcctaCATCAAGTATATACTGATCTGGGCATTATTAACAACTAGCAAGAATCTCAATTGCGACTAGACTAGTAATGTTGGGGTATAGTATAGATGTGGATAGCGCTTTTTCATAGGTTGTAAAAAATGGTTCAAAACCAACCCAATAACCTAATTAGGCTTAGAAATAATATCCCACAAAGTGGACCCTAACGAGGACGTTGGGGATATACGTGAAGGAGATTGTGAGACCCTAGTTTGAATGGCTATTGATTAAGTGTGTTGTCGATGCCTTGCAACAGCCAACCACCCAAGAATGGCGACGTGCACGCTTCCCCACCCCAGAGGGTGGTCGCGCTGCTCTCGGGTGATGTGATCTACCTCCTATGACTAACGAGTCATTTTTAAATTATCACGAGTTGTGAAGTCACCACCAATCATTggttttttctaaggtgtgtTTGGTCACCTGAATctatatgattttattatcaATCCTAGATTAGGGAAtagattaagaaaaatttagtttttccctaatctaattagatgATGAAAATTCTTGATTCTTGGCTTAAAAGTCTAGTTatgtgtggggaaggtgttaggcaccccacaacgcctaTCGTTAGACAGtcctttattttgataaaaccttagggtatgtttggtaaatgttttttccctttattttctattttcaaaaacaattttctatttttgaaactaaaaaacttgtttggcaacccaaaatggattgaaaacaaaaactgttcacaaaactcattttataaaggaaactaaaaacatgcaaaatgctgttttcattttctaattttcaaaagtcaatgaaaatatgcatttaatttaattaatctatctcatttaataagttagcattaaagttcaaatcccaataacaacatattttagttttttctatttttctcttcaaaaaaccatttttttaatttcaactaaccaaacatgttttttaattcaaaaatataagaaaattatttttttttatattcccaaaaataagtttttaaaaatagaaaacaaaaactgttaccaaacataatcttaattttttgtcattggCAAATAGAAACAAGCTACTAGCATTAGCTTTTAGGGCTTTAAAGAAATGGACTTTGAGGTTTGTCCTCTGTCAATGCTTTGCTAGCACATGTGATTTATTACCAAATTTCCATAGTGAAAATTTGCCAGCATTTCGCCTTATTTTCGTGGCAAAAATCTGGCAACATTTTGCCTTAGGTGCACTATAGCACACAAAACACTATTCTCACCAAGACTTTTGCAGTGAGAATATGGCAAGAAGATGCCACATTTTCAAGGCAAAAATCAGGCAGAATTTCACGTTTGGTGCATTATGGTGCACCGACGGGGTCTCATGCCTACGTATACCGCATGCATCAATGTGCTCAGACTAAGGTATGCCAAGGCTCACCAAAGTATCGAATACGCGATGCGTATCACATATATGGGGAAACCGATGTCAATAGCTGACATGGACAAGGGCGATCACACCTGGTAGGTCATGCACCCAGTGAAGCATGAATATGCACCAACAACACAAGTCTTGAATGTATACCCACACTCTAAGGTCAAGTTCATCAATTATTAAGGAGGGGTTGCCTCCCTAAACACGTATGTCCATCATACGAAGCCCATAACTACCTTTACAACATGCATCATGCACCACATATATCACACAGAGGGAAAAAGTAAATCGAACATTGCCGACATCTAAAGGGTATGGCCTAAGCAAGGTACAGGAATGGAAAGATTCAAACATTGCCATGCCCAATGGATGCAGCCCAAACAAGGTACAGGAAAAGAACCCTACCTAGAAATCTCTAAACATGGTTctaaaagaaaaggcaaagaaTAAGAGAGAGGAGCCCCACAAAGAGGTTAAGCCTTCTATTCTATTGATCTATGCCCTTTTGCTTGCGTCTTCAAAGTTGTGCATGTGCTCCGTCCATACATGcaacaaacaagaaaagaaaatctacTGACAAGCAAAGGAACAAAGAAAGGAAGCAAGCAAACAAGCACTCAAGCAAAGGAAATGAAACATGCTAACAAACAAGCAAGGAGAGAGAAAGCATGTGAACAAGCAAGCAAGAAGAGTGTCCTCAGGGGACAAATGTGGGTTTGAATATAATGTCCATAGATCCATTAGATTGGATTATGGACGACCTACAACAAGCATGGCTCCCAAAAGACAAGTATGAACCCACATGGGATATGTGTAGCAAAGCTTGAAGACACAACCAAACAAGCAAAGACACATGCATGAGCAAggataaacaaatatgaatgCAAGGATGCAAACAAACAAGAAAGGCAAAGAACAAGGTGCAAACAAACACATACTAAAGGGAAGCATAAAGCATGTGAAGCATGGTTAAGATGCAAGAAGCTAGATCTAAACATGCAAACATGGATGAACATGGAGCAACTGAACAAGACAAAACAAGAGATGAATTTATGAGTAAAAGCAAGGAAAGGCAGGTGAGAAGCCAAACTAGCAAGAAAGAATCTAATCCAAACCATTTATTGAACTTGGGTGTTTGGACATAGGCCTAGACCACTAGATCTAAATCTACATCCTACCCTTGActcaaagagagaaaatatggCATAGACAAGATATAGAAGCTAAAAGGCACTCAAGCATAGCATCCAAACATGCAAATCTAAACATGTGAACATGGCATAGATGCATAAACCATGAATTTTAGGCATATCTACACACTAAGTGTGTTAGATACCTTTTTGCTGATGTTAGCAATTttggcattttcttttttctttttttgactttGGCTACTGATTTGGATGCCTTCTTGAACACTGATCGACTTGATCTTGGTGGCACTAGAAAGTTATTGGAGTATAGTTTCCACAACACTCAACGTTTTGAAAATCAGACAGTTGGATCGAAAGTTACAATCTCGAGAAGCGAACTGCCGTGCTTGGCACAGCTTTTAAGATATCTCAACTGTTTTAAATCCGATTTCAACTCACGAGTAGTCATTGGAAAATTAATTCAATATTCTTTGCAATGGCATCAATTCCAACCCATTTCAACTGTCAAATCAAAATTAGGTCTTTGTTTGTCGTCGAGAGTCAATCTCgagtcaaacttggtcaaagttgtcAAAAATCTCCGATAGTCTCGAGTTTGATATCAAAACATGGAAAATGTTATTTTGATATGATTTTGACCAATTTTAACCTTTAGTCAACTTTGTGTTAACCAAGCGCGTTTTGATCATTTTGACTTGAAATGGCATTTTGGGTGCTCTGATACCCAAATGGGTTGGACCATCATAATCAAGACATTTCCACGGTCCTCCGacaagaaaatgatatttttggaaTATTCGAGGGCCAACACGCAAATCAAAGATGGATAAAATATGGTATTGACGTATGTTATGTAGGTATGTGATGATGAGTCCTACCTCAGGCATAAAGTCCTTGTCTTGACAGAGGTTTGATTGCcacttttacaaatttaatatgccaaaaaaaaatgtatatttttggtgtctttcatttgcttcttttgaaaatagttgtagtctttatttttattttgaagggAGGTTGTTTTTTCTGTTGTTTTACTTTAATTGTCTAATCACATAATGAGGAGACATTGGATAAACTTATAtaattgtatattttattaattggcACTTGAGGGATGTTCAAATTgttcaaattattttctatatctATTACGTGACTAATTAATACAGTATAGAGTTTGATTCAAAAGAACTCATAGTTccgtcaaataaaaaaaattttataataaatattatacacCCTTATTTGTTCCGTGTAAAGTTGCCTCacatttgaagataaaatttgcAAATGTGGGAGTCAAAACTAGTATGACGTCACAATTAATTTAGTAGAAAAAGGTAACAAAGATTTCACAATGGGAGATTTGAACAGGCagaacaaaaccaaaataacaCTTACACACTAATGAAATCAATCATCAATccatcaatcaatatatatataaaagcagagacctaaTGCAGAAGTGCATGAGATTCTGCCATGTGATGCTTTGtacgagttttttttttttgtttagtctttCAACTCCCATCTTCTTATCAATGATTAGTTTAAGCCAtaaatgcaaaaaattaaaaggtttGGTTCGACTCCCTTTTCCAACTTCTTGAACTCTttcacttttaatttcattcattttaaaaatgaaaggttttctccattcaatgttagttttcatgttcttttatatattctagtttcacaaaatatcaaaagccaaaagaaaagtaggactggagagatagagagacagagTGAGAAAATTAGTGTAAAAAAGGGTATGAAACTGGCTTTGGTTTCAAGTGCATATAATCTATGCGTCTTAATAAGACTATCAAAGCTTGATACAATGCTTTAACAACATATGGAGTTTCTAAAAGGtatgtgttttttgtctttatttatattttttgaaagtgTTCAATGTTTGTAAGTGATTAAGGTACTC from Castanea sativa cultivar Marrone di Chiusa Pesio chromosome 11, ASM4071231v1 harbors:
- the LOC142616275 gene encoding protein FAR1-RELATED SEQUENCE 5-like; the protein is MSQRLPVLRVEVLLLKNSRDVYTPKIFIFFQEEYKKSLDMVVNTCYDISPLFESKVCMYGRTREHKVIFNSTDQIVVCSCKKFEFAGFLCSRALKVLNIQNIKLLPSRNILKRWTKQARVGCVLDSYGCIVKEDPELDITNWYKDLCHNAVNIASKAAETEEASMFLAKKMVELNLDVERILKKKKKLDLPSNKIGMNPSYNEHVDVASVITAYKAIGIKKKIGTPHVKGRPKSFIEKGSRKRKHPCGETPVTSTTVNIPASLSVDYTQASSIAFDYSTRDGGTVSH